From the Candidatus Woesearchaeota archaeon genome, the window ATACCCCTTGATTTTCTTCACTTCCTGAATAATTATCTCTTCACCATGAAGGATTGCTGCATCCCGCAATAAGGTAAGTGTTTCTTTATCCCGTTTGAGAAGGTTTTGATAAAATTCTTCAACAGTTGAACAGACAAGATTTTCCGGTGCAAATTCTCCAAACACAGGGCTAGGGATTGGAGGATCAAGAAATAATGCTACCCTTTTCTGATCCGTAACAAGCAATGCAGCACAATGAGGAAATTCCAACATCTTTTGGTACTTTTTCTCATCAAGCTCATGCTGCGCAAGAATAAAGGCCAGTAAGTTTCGTACAACCTTTGAGCCAAGATTTAACGTGTAAAAGATTCCCGTACCAATCTTTTCCGGTACAACAACATGGTCTGCCTCAAGCTGCTTCAGTATCTTATGAGCCCCACCCGGACTCATCTGCAAGAGCTTGGCAACATGCCTCATCGTGTAATGCTCATAGGGATTCCTAAACAAAAGGTCAAGAACACGTGCATCGTTCGGCGAAATCGATATAAATCTGTTCACTTTTTTTATACAAAAGACTTTTTTATTTATACAACTG encodes:
- a CDS encoding winged helix-turn-helix transcriptional regulator — protein: MNRFISISPNDARVLDLLFRNPYEHYTMRHVAKLLQMSPGGAHKILKQLEADHVVVPEKIGTGIFYTLNLGSKVVRNLLAFILAQHELDEKKYQKMLEFPHCAALLVTDQKRVALFLDPPIPSPVFGEFAPENLVCSTVEEFYQNLLKRDKETLTLLRDAAILHGEEIIIQEVKKIKGYF